A single region of the Gracilibacillus caseinilyticus genome encodes:
- a CDS encoding CYTH domain-containing protein codes for MTQEIEIEFKNMLTGSEYEQLLNYYNAGNRSHILQRNHYFETKDFQLKQNRAALRIREKNNTYQLTLKQPNPNGAGLLETHCTITEKEADKWIDEDIIPKRDITDALNEMNIDIHALKYGGMLETKRIEFTKDACTLVLDKSNYNGHTDYELELEATDETHGYQVFEKLLATHQIPKRQTANKIERFYQTVHL; via the coding sequence ATGACACAGGAAATCGAAATAGAATTTAAAAATATGCTGACAGGGTCAGAGTATGAGCAATTACTTAACTATTACAATGCAGGGAACCGATCTCACATTTTGCAACGAAATCACTATTTTGAAACAAAAGATTTTCAATTGAAGCAAAACCGTGCAGCACTGCGTATCCGTGAAAAGAATAACACGTATCAGCTTACACTTAAACAGCCAAATCCAAATGGCGCAGGGCTGTTAGAGACACATTGTACCATAACAGAGAAAGAAGCTGATAAATGGATCGATGAGGATATTATACCAAAGCGGGATATCACGGACGCACTTAATGAAATGAACATTGACATTCATGCACTAAAATATGGTGGTATGCTGGAAACGAAACGCATAGAGTTTACTAAGGATGCTTGTACCCTCGTACTGGATAAAAGCAATTACAATGGTCATACCGATTATGAACTGGAATTGGAAGCAACCGATGAAACACATGGCTATCAAGTATTTGAGAAGCTGTTAGCAACACACCAAATCCCTAAACGCCAAACCGCTAATAAAATTGAACGCTTTTATCAAACCGTGCATCTGTAA
- a CDS encoding monovalent cation:proton antiporter family protein — MHGESVSSLVIVIIAAFLTPILLHRFRLKMIPVVVAEIIVGLIIGHSGFNLVENSDWLETLSTLGFIFLMFLSGLEIDFTIFSKKWRKQNGSKNMPNPVKLATIIFIGILILSFGLSYLFVLFGFIDNIYLMTLIISTISLGVVVPTLKEAQAMQTTVGQTILLIAVIADLATMILLAIFVSFYGDESGNMWLLLLLFGVGVLLYFVGKYFRNQSFIEAMSKGTIQIGTRAVFTLIIFLVALSESVGAENILGAFLAGALVSLLAPNQELVQKLDSFGYGFLIPIFFVMVGVDLDLKALFGEPKILVLIPLLFFALLLSKVIPVFLLKKWYDTKTVIASSMLLTSTLSLVIAAGTIGERLGIITTEMNGALVLVAVLSCIITPAFFKKYYVNEEEANYQQSVSFIGINQATIPVLRELDPKDFEPHLFHTKQENLDDSKSRSIFEINELDNYDFDTLEMAGVFQHDIVVVTTGNLEKNEEIATYAKRLGVERVIARVENPTMEKRLKEIGVDVFSILLSSKTLLKALIESPHVVNIFTEQDSQLYEINMNNAGYEGTVLREFPFTGDVIMVRIFRGNDSIVPHGDTELRLNDRLIVTGSSEYVDELQQLLEYV, encoded by the coding sequence ATGCACGGAGAATCAGTAAGTTCACTCGTCATCGTTATTATTGCAGCCTTTTTAACACCAATTCTGTTGCATCGGTTCCGATTGAAGATGATTCCTGTTGTTGTAGCAGAGATCATCGTCGGCTTAATTATTGGCCATAGTGGTTTTAATCTAGTGGAAAACAGTGACTGGCTGGAAACATTGTCTACACTAGGGTTTATTTTTCTTATGTTCCTAAGTGGTTTGGAAATTGACTTTACCATATTCTCGAAAAAGTGGCGTAAACAAAATGGTTCGAAAAATATGCCAAATCCAGTCAAATTGGCCACTATCATATTTATCGGTATATTAATATTATCTTTTGGTCTATCCTATTTGTTTGTATTGTTTGGTTTTATCGACAATATTTATTTAATGACGTTAATTATTTCTACTATTTCATTAGGTGTTGTCGTTCCAACGTTAAAAGAAGCGCAAGCTATGCAGACAACCGTTGGACAGACGATTCTGCTGATTGCCGTTATAGCTGATTTAGCAACGATGATTTTATTAGCTATTTTTGTTTCTTTCTATGGAGATGAGTCCGGGAACATGTGGCTATTACTATTATTGTTCGGTGTTGGTGTCCTCCTTTATTTCGTTGGGAAATATTTCAGGAACCAGTCGTTTATTGAAGCAATGTCGAAAGGTACAATTCAGATCGGTACAAGAGCTGTATTCACGCTGATTATCTTCCTTGTGGCATTGTCTGAGAGCGTTGGAGCTGAGAATATCCTAGGTGCTTTCTTGGCTGGTGCGTTAGTGTCGTTATTAGCTCCAAATCAAGAATTAGTACAGAAATTGGACAGTTTTGGTTATGGCTTTCTGATTCCGATTTTCTTCGTGATGGTCGGCGTCGATTTGGACTTGAAAGCTTTATTCGGAGAACCGAAGATATTAGTGTTAATTCCGCTACTGTTCTTTGCGTTATTACTATCAAAAGTTATTCCTGTGTTCCTGTTGAAAAAATGGTATGACACCAAGACAGTGATCGCATCCAGTATGCTCTTAACGTCAACGTTATCGCTTGTAATTGCGGCTGGAACGATCGGGGAGCGACTAGGCATCATAACTACTGAAATGAACGGCGCTCTCGTGTTAGTTGCTGTTCTATCCTGTATTATTACACCAGCCTTCTTTAAGAAATATTACGTGAATGAAGAGGAAGCAAATTATCAGCAGTCCGTCTCTTTCATTGGTATCAATCAGGCAACGATACCAGTATTGCGAGAACTGGATCCAAAAGACTTCGAACCCCATTTATTCCATACGAAGCAGGAGAATTTGGACGACAGCAAAAGCAGATCGATCTTCGAGATTAATGAGCTTGATAATTATGATTTTGATACGCTGGAGATGGCCGGTGTCTTTCAACATGATATCGTGGTTGTCACGACTGGTAACCTAGAAAAGAATGAGGAAATCGCAACTTATGCAAAAAGGCTAGGCGTGGAAAGAGTTATCGCCAGAGTGGAAAATCCGACAATGGAAAAAAGGTTGAAGGAGATCGGTGTCGATGTTTTCTCCATTTTATTATCATCGAAAACATTATTAAAAGCATTGATTGAATCACCGCATGTTGTCAACATTTTCACGGAACAAGACAGCCAGTTGTATGAAATTAACATGAACAATGCAGGTTATGAGGGCACGGTGTTGAGAGAGTTCCCATTCACCGGTGATGTTATCATGGTCCGGATCTTCCGAGGCAACGATTCAATCGTTCCACACGGTGATACTGAGCTTCGGCTAAATGATCGCCTGATCGTCACAGGTTCATCTGAATATGTAGATGAATTACAACAGCTTCTGGAATATGTATAG
- a CDS encoding RluA family pseudouridine synthase has product MKWKVDQDYHEALLRDYLHQARGISRRTLTAVKFRGGKLFVNNQEVNVRHILSEGDNVEVIFPPETRSELLKPEPLPLDIVYEDDDVLVVNKQAYIATMPSYHHPQHTLSNAVIFHYDQEQLPYTVHVVTRLDRDTSGLLLIAKHRHSHSVLFRDQHEGTVNRRYQAIVSGIMEDKKGTLDLAIDRAPDSIIRRVVSPSGKRAITHYQVLEEQDDVSLVEVRLETGRTHQIRVHFSAVGHPLIGDSLYQGDTTFLDRQALHCHQLGFHHPMTRERLQFEIPLADELERTWESLKKQ; this is encoded by the coding sequence GTGAAATGGAAAGTAGATCAAGACTATCATGAAGCGTTATTACGTGACTATTTACATCAGGCAAGAGGGATTTCACGACGAACGCTTACTGCTGTGAAATTTCGTGGTGGTAAATTATTCGTTAACAATCAGGAAGTTAACGTACGGCATATCCTTTCTGAGGGAGATAACGTTGAAGTGATCTTCCCACCGGAAACGAGAAGTGAATTGTTAAAGCCGGAACCTCTTCCGCTTGATATTGTGTATGAAGATGACGATGTATTAGTCGTCAATAAGCAGGCTTACATCGCTACGATGCCGTCCTATCATCACCCACAACATACCTTATCCAATGCGGTTATCTTTCATTATGATCAAGAACAACTGCCGTATACGGTCCATGTCGTAACAAGACTGGACCGTGATACTTCGGGATTATTATTAATTGCAAAACACCGGCACAGTCATTCTGTTTTATTCCGTGATCAACATGAGGGAACGGTAAATCGTCGTTATCAGGCCATTGTATCCGGGATAATGGAGGACAAGAAAGGGACGTTGGATTTAGCGATTGACCGCGCACCAGATTCAATCATTCGGCGTGTTGTATCCCCATCTGGCAAGCGGGCGATCACTCATTATCAAGTGTTAGAGGAACAGGATGATGTTTCATTAGTAGAAGTTCGTCTGGAGACAGGCAGAACCCATCAAATCCGTGTCCATTTCTCTGCAGTTGGTCATCCGCTCATTGGAGATAGCTTATATCAAGGTGATACGACCTTTCTAGATCGACAAGCGTTACATTGTCACCAACTGGGCTTTCATCACCCAATGACAAGAGAACGTCTGCAATTCGAGATACCTTTAGCTGATGAGCTGGAGAGGACATGGGAATCATTGAAAAAGCAATAA
- a CDS encoding FtsW/RodA/SpoVE family cell cycle protein, with translation MPEQNANAKLDYSLIFIVIIFGIISVFTLYTLDPYLSLKGADYDNLFIKQMVWYIAGSMLIAVIMMFDYDRLRQVSWILYGLGILALLMLFFHFPPGIAREVNGAWGWFSIPGFGTLQPAEFMKVFLIIFQAHIMVAHNEKYPVHTVKMDLWLLCKMAAAALVPIFFLTQQPDYGGVLVLASITACMLLVSGIKWRIILTIVGSGVIMVVTVLFIYLNFTEAVNQFLYDKDLGHIVDRLQGWLFPDQFSQEGAYQTLTAMLAIASGQLSGKGIGTFEKATDIPEYQTDYIFSTIAEQFGFFGASMLILIYFLLIYRLIFIALKSKDPFASYMVTGIIGMFTYQVFQNIGMSIQLLPVTGLPLPFISYGGSSTLTYLMAIGIVLNVFFRIKTYMFDES, from the coding sequence ATGCCTGAACAGAATGCAAATGCAAAACTAGATTACTCGCTTATTTTTATCGTGATTATTTTCGGAATTATAAGTGTTTTCACTTTATATACGTTAGATCCTTATTTAAGTTTAAAAGGTGCTGACTATGACAACCTGTTTATCAAACAAATGGTATGGTATATTGCAGGATCTATGCTAATCGCTGTTATTATGATGTTTGATTATGACCGTTTACGCCAAGTCTCCTGGATCCTCTATGGATTAGGGATTTTGGCATTACTTATGCTCTTCTTCCATTTTCCACCTGGAATTGCAAGAGAAGTAAATGGCGCTTGGGGCTGGTTTTCTATTCCCGGATTTGGTACCTTGCAACCTGCCGAGTTTATGAAAGTGTTTTTGATTATATTTCAAGCACACATCATGGTAGCCCACAATGAAAAATATCCGGTACATACAGTCAAAATGGATCTATGGCTACTGTGTAAAATGGCAGCTGCCGCACTAGTACCGATTTTTTTCCTGACACAGCAGCCTGACTATGGTGGTGTATTGGTGTTGGCATCGATCACAGCCTGTATGTTGTTAGTCTCAGGAATCAAATGGCGAATTATTCTTACAATTGTCGGTTCTGGTGTCATCATGGTAGTGACAGTCCTGTTTATTTACCTTAATTTCACGGAAGCCGTCAACCAATTCTTGTATGACAAGGATTTAGGCCATATTGTCGACCGGCTCCAAGGCTGGTTATTCCCAGATCAATTCAGCCAGGAAGGTGCCTACCAAACCTTGACGGCGATGCTTGCTATTGCATCTGGCCAGTTATCTGGGAAAGGAATCGGAACATTTGAAAAAGCGACCGATATTCCGGAATATCAGACGGATTATATTTTTTCCACCATTGCTGAACAATTTGGTTTCTTTGGTGCAAGCATGTTGATTTTAATATATTTTTTATTAATATACCGGTTAATTTTTATTGCACTCAAAAGTAAAGATCCATTCGCCAGTTATATGGTGACAGGGATTATCGGTATGTTTACGTATCAGGTGTTCCAAAATATCGGCATGTCGATTCAATTATTACCTGTTACGGGCTTGCCATTACCATTTATCAGCTATGGGGGAAGCTCAACACTGACCTATTTAATGGCAATAGGAATTGTCTTAAATGTTTTCTTCCGTATAAAAACCTATATGTTTGACGAATCTTAA
- the mgtE gene encoding magnesium transporter: MEHLEQQERMEMWKKIQETLINEQIDQFRAEYLELHPYDQAKIFEEQNEDIRFLIYSYLSPEEMAEVIEQVDQDIVSDFIIEMVPAFAAKILEHMSTDDAVDILNELDKNKVASFLTIMDKRSSEEIKELLHYEEKTAGSIMTTEFVVIHTTMTVKDAMRHLRKEAPDAETIYYIYVVNSYKKLVGVISLRDLIIAEGDWLIEEVMSDRVVSVPVGEDQEEIAQMMRDYDFLALPVVDFQEHLLGIITVDDIMDVMEEEASDDYSKLAGISDVESSGDTAISSAKKRLPWLVILLFLGMLTASLIGRFEATLAQDPILAVFIPLIAGMAGNTGTQALAVAVRSISTGDMNKKGKAAVIWQEAKTGLITGVSCGVIITLLIALWYHDFYLGMLVGISIMATLLVATISGAFIPLVMDRFKIDPAVASGPFITTLNDVISIFIYFGLATTFMNFLL; the protein is encoded by the coding sequence ATGGAACATTTAGAGCAGCAAGAACGTATGGAAATGTGGAAAAAGATTCAGGAAACCCTCATCAATGAACAAATTGATCAATTTCGGGCTGAATATTTAGAATTACATCCGTATGATCAAGCCAAAATATTTGAGGAACAAAACGAAGACATCCGCTTCTTAATCTATTCCTATTTATCTCCAGAAGAGATGGCAGAAGTTATCGAGCAGGTCGATCAAGACATCGTATCTGATTTCATTATTGAAATGGTTCCGGCATTTGCCGCCAAAATATTAGAGCACATGTCTACAGATGATGCGGTAGATATATTAAATGAATTAGATAAGAACAAGGTCGCAAGCTTTTTGACTATCATGGACAAGCGATCTTCTGAAGAGATTAAAGAGCTTCTCCATTATGAAGAAAAAACAGCGGGGAGTATTATGACGACGGAATTCGTCGTGATACATACGACCATGACTGTTAAAGATGCGATGCGACATTTGCGTAAAGAGGCTCCGGATGCAGAGACGATCTACTATATATATGTTGTCAATTCCTATAAAAAATTAGTCGGTGTTATCTCATTACGAGATTTAATTATCGCAGAGGGAGATTGGCTGATTGAGGAAGTCATGAGTGATCGAGTAGTATCTGTGCCTGTTGGCGAAGATCAGGAAGAAATAGCACAAATGATGCGCGATTATGATTTCCTTGCCTTGCCTGTTGTTGACTTTCAAGAGCATTTACTGGGTATTATTACAGTTGATGATATCATGGACGTTATGGAGGAAGAAGCGAGCGATGACTACTCCAAGCTTGCCGGTATCTCGGATGTAGAAAGTAGTGGGGATACAGCAATCTCTTCTGCAAAAAAAAGATTACCCTGGCTCGTCATCCTGCTATTTTTAGGCATGTTAACAGCAAGTCTGATCGGTCGCTTTGAAGCAACGCTTGCGCAGGATCCGATTTTGGCCGTATTCATTCCACTGATTGCCGGCATGGCTGGTAATACCGGGACGCAAGCTCTGGCAGTTGCTGTAAGAAGTATTTCGACAGGAGATATGAATAAAAAAGGAAAAGCAGCAGTAATCTGGCAAGAAGCTAAGACCGGCTTGATTACTGGTGTTTCATGTGGAGTGATTATTACGCTATTAATTGCATTGTGGTATCATGATTTTTATTTGGGGATGCTAGTAGGTATCTCCATCATGGCAACCTTGCTGGTGGCGACTATTTCCGGTGCATTTATTCCACTTGTAATGGACCGTTTTAAAATTGACCCGGCAGTTGCCTCGGGGCCATTCATCACTACATTAAATGATGTCATCTCGATTTTTATTTATTTTGGTTTAGCAACGACCTTTATGAACTTTTTATTATAG
- a CDS encoding GTP pyrophosphokinase → MNWRNFLAPYAQVVEELKVKLKGMRAQFEFESSHSPIEFVTARVKPVSSIKEKMKRKNIQIDDMEELQDIAGVRVVCQFVDDIYDIVDRLKTRNDFDVIEERDYINHKKDSGYRSYHLIISYPVETIHGERKIIAEIQIRTLAMNFWATNEHSLNYKYEGRIPEKVRARLKRAAEAAFKLDEEMAKIKDEIQEAQRVFRTNKSNNDK, encoded by the coding sequence ATGAATTGGCGAAACTTCTTGGCACCTTACGCACAGGTGGTTGAAGAACTAAAGGTGAAATTGAAAGGGATGCGGGCTCAATTTGAATTTGAATCCAGTCATTCTCCAATAGAATTTGTTACAGCCCGGGTAAAGCCGGTCTCCAGTATTAAAGAAAAAATGAAACGGAAAAATATTCAGATTGACGATATGGAAGAACTCCAAGATATTGCAGGAGTCCGTGTTGTTTGTCAATTTGTAGATGATATATATGACATAGTAGACCGTTTGAAGACACGAAATGATTTTGACGTTATCGAAGAAAGGGATTATATTAACCACAAGAAAGACAGTGGTTACCGCTCTTATCATCTTATTATTTCTTATCCCGTCGAGACAATACATGGTGAACGAAAGATCATTGCAGAAATTCAGATTCGTACATTAGCAATGAATTTCTGGGCAACAAATGAACATTCTCTAAATTATAAATATGAAGGGAGAATTCCGGAAAAGGTAAGGGCAAGACTGAAACGAGCAGCAGAAGCAGCTTTTAAACTGGATGAAGAAATGGCAAAGATTAAAGACGAAATTCAAGAAGCACAACGCGTGTTCCGAACAAATAAAAGCAACAATGACAAGTAA
- a CDS encoding CotY/CotZ family spore coat protein, protein MGKNCHDEVSVAGKSCVLDVVLAIDEAQDNVVDNHCDISCSQSIRDLVSPATANGLDTVPFILYDKKGKPFKGYGAEVKSHGGPARFECFSSFIFRVNDVDEDTGCAVLELLVFDDDEHACGDPCEQLDNEQVSDLERTGICITVDLNCFCAITCLPAVSVL, encoded by the coding sequence ATGGGTAAAAATTGCCATGATGAAGTAAGTGTAGCTGGAAAAAGCTGTGTACTTGATGTAGTTCTTGCAATCGACGAAGCACAAGACAATGTAGTTGACAACCATTGTGATATTAGCTGTTCACAATCAATTCGTGACTTAGTATCCCCAGCAACAGCAAATGGGTTAGATACAGTACCTTTCATTCTATATGATAAAAAAGGTAAACCTTTCAAAGGGTACGGTGCTGAAGTGAAATCTCACGGCGGTCCTGCTCGTTTCGAGTGCTTTAGCAGCTTTATCTTCCGGGTGAACGATGTAGATGAAGACACAGGTTGTGCTGTACTAGAACTATTAGTGTTCGATGATGATGAGCATGCTTGTGGTGATCCATGTGAACAACTAGACAACGAACAAGTTTCTGATTTAGAACGTACTGGAATTTGCATCACTGTTGACTTGAATTGTTTCTGTGCGATTACTTGCTTACCAGCAGTATCAGTACTTTAA
- the prpE gene encoding bis(5'-nucleosyl)-tetraphosphatase PrpE, with the protein MKLDIIGDIHGCYHELMDLLDQLGYHVEKNNHVHHPDGRRIAFVGDLTDRGPQSIEVIRFVYQLVHVQKIAYYVPGNHCNKLYRYFLGNNVSHQHGLETTVAEYQQLPADEQAEVKKMMMTLYEHAPLYQKIDELDVVIAHAGIPEKYIGRDDKKVKTFVLYGDITGEKHPDGRPVRRDWAQNYQGERWVVYGHTPVLEPRFVHKTVNIDTGCVFGNKLSAFRLPEETTVSVPASMPFVEEKFRY; encoded by the coding sequence ATGAAATTAGATATCATCGGGGATATTCACGGCTGTTATCATGAGCTGATGGACCTGTTGGATCAGCTCGGTTATCACGTAGAAAAAAATAACCACGTTCACCATCCAGATGGACGACGTATCGCTTTTGTCGGCGATTTAACCGATCGGGGTCCGCAATCGATTGAAGTGATACGCTTTGTATATCAACTGGTTCATGTACAAAAAATTGCCTATTATGTGCCTGGCAACCATTGCAATAAATTATACCGTTATTTTCTTGGCAATAACGTCTCGCATCAGCATGGGCTCGAGACAACAGTTGCCGAATATCAGCAGTTGCCAGCTGATGAACAGGCAGAAGTGAAAAAAATGATGATGACACTCTATGAGCATGCACCTCTTTATCAAAAGATCGATGAGCTGGACGTTGTCATTGCACATGCCGGTATACCAGAAAAATATATTGGCAGGGACGATAAGAAAGTGAAAACCTTCGTACTATATGGCGATATAACAGGTGAAAAACATCCCGACGGACGGCCTGTAAGAAGAGATTGGGCCCAGAACTATCAAGGAGAACGCTGGGTTGTGTATGGTCATACTCCCGTATTAGAACCACGTTTCGTTCATAAAACCGTTAATATTGATACGGGCTGCGTTTTCGGCAACAAATTGTCCGCATTTCGCCTTCCAGAAGAAACAACCGTCAGCGTGCCAGCAAGCATGCCATTTGTAGAAGAAAAATTCCGATATTAA
- a CDS encoding NAD kinase — protein MRFAILSRDDNKSEVIKARMKQYLNDFSLEYDEEKPELVISVGGDGTFLEAFHTYRHRLQDTAFIGVHTGHLGFYADWVPEEVEKLIIEIAKKPFEVVEYPLLDVKIHPIGDESYTSFLALNEVSVKCADGTVAMDVHIKGAHFERFRGDGLCVSTPSGSTAYNKALGGAILHPSLNALQITEMASINNRVYRTIGSPLILPKHHICELLPIYHNRKFMITVDHRTEEYDNIDRIECRVSDEKIRFARFRAFPFWKRVHDSFISDETT, from the coding sequence GTGCGTTTTGCAATACTTTCACGCGATGATAATAAATCCGAAGTAATCAAAGCTAGGATGAAACAATATTTAAATGATTTCTCTCTTGAATATGATGAAGAAAAACCTGAACTAGTTATTTCTGTAGGTGGTGATGGTACTTTTCTAGAAGCATTTCATACATATAGGCATCGATTGCAGGATACGGCATTTATCGGTGTCCATACGGGGCATCTTGGTTTTTATGCGGACTGGGTACCGGAAGAAGTAGAGAAATTAATTATAGAAATAGCGAAAAAACCTTTTGAAGTGGTGGAATATCCTCTGTTGGATGTCAAAATACATCCAATTGGTGATGAATCCTATACCTCTTTTTTAGCATTAAATGAGGTGTCGGTTAAGTGTGCTGATGGAACAGTGGCAATGGATGTCCATATAAAAGGTGCGCATTTTGAACGTTTTCGCGGGGATGGCCTTTGTGTATCGACACCGTCAGGCAGTACAGCATACAATAAAGCGCTGGGGGGAGCTATTTTACACCCATCTTTAAACGCTTTGCAGATTACCGAGATGGCATCCATTAATAACCGGGTCTACCGGACGATTGGATCTCCGTTAATTTTGCCAAAACATCATATTTGTGAATTATTACCGATCTATCACAATCGAAAATTTATGATTACAGTGGATCATCGCACTGAAGAATATGACAATATTGATCGGATCGAATGTCGCGTGTCAGATGAGAAAATACGATTTGCACGTTTTCGAGCATTTCCTTTTTGGAAAAGGGTGCATGACTCCTTCATTTCGGATGAAACAACTTGA
- a CDS encoding glycine betaine uptake BCCT transporter, giving the protein MHKVSKVFYISLAISIVFIAWGLIPKDVLPETNLNTVTTNIQGFLVSRFGWFYLLVTTGFLIFAIFLIVSKYGNIVLGKDGDKPEYNYLTWFGMLFSAGMGIGLVFWGAAEPVWHYHDPPYPTDTDAAAARVAMQHSFFHWGLHPWAVYATLAMALAYFQFRKDEPGLISSTLKPLFGKNMNGGFGTTINVIAVFATVFGVATSLGLGAQQIGSGIEFVTGNVTNTVGLQLIIIAVVTVLYMLSALTGLNKGIKILSTTNIVIAILLMFFLLFTGPTNFIMNFFTTTLGSYISNLPEMSFRMAPFNQDNADWLENWTIFYWAWWIAWAPFVGMFIARVSRGRTVREFVVGVLLVPTIFGALWFSVFGGSAIHLEMNEGIDIYNIMNESGSEAALFTVLENFPLTAVMAVLAVLLISTFFITSADSATFVLGMQTTNGDLNPNVSVKVAWGIVQSGTAAVLLWQGGLGALQTASIIAAFPFAIIMIMIVFALIKAFKEEGRTYALKRRRREEG; this is encoded by the coding sequence ATGCATAAAGTATCTAAAGTATTTTACATTTCACTCGCAATTTCAATTGTCTTTATTGCATGGGGGCTTATTCCTAAGGATGTGTTACCCGAAACAAATCTGAACACGGTAACAACCAACATACAAGGATTTCTAGTTAGTCGATTTGGCTGGTTTTATTTACTAGTAACAACCGGCTTTTTAATTTTCGCTATCTTTTTAATTGTTTCGAAATACGGAAATATTGTTCTTGGTAAAGATGGAGACAAGCCTGAATATAACTATCTGACTTGGTTCGGGATGTTATTCAGTGCTGGAATGGGTATTGGTCTTGTGTTCTGGGGTGCAGCAGAACCGGTTTGGCACTATCATGATCCACCTTACCCTACCGATACAGATGCAGCGGCTGCTCGTGTCGCAATGCAGCACAGTTTTTTCCACTGGGGACTCCATCCGTGGGCAGTCTATGCAACATTAGCCATGGCTTTAGCCTATTTCCAATTTAGAAAGGATGAACCAGGGTTAATCAGCAGTACGTTAAAACCTTTATTCGGAAAAAATATGAACGGTGGTTTTGGTACAACAATCAATGTCATTGCCGTATTTGCAACCGTATTTGGTGTTGCAACGTCATTAGGACTGGGTGCACAACAAATTGGCAGTGGTATTGAATTTGTTACAGGTAATGTCACGAATACCGTTGGCTTACAATTAATCATTATTGCAGTTGTCACGGTATTGTACATGCTATCCGCTTTAACAGGTTTGAATAAAGGGATAAAAATACTGAGTACAACAAATATTGTAATAGCCATTTTACTCATGTTCTTCCTATTGTTTACAGGTCCAACTAACTTTATTATGAACTTCTTTACAACAACGCTAGGATCTTATATTTCCAACCTGCCGGAAATGAGCTTCCGTATGGCACCATTTAATCAAGATAATGCGGATTGGCTGGAAAACTGGACAATTTTCTATTGGGCTTGGTGGATTGCATGGGCACCGTTTGTAGGTATGTTTATCGCACGTGTATCACGCGGACGTACAGTTCGTGAGTTTGTAGTTGGTGTCTTATTAGTACCAACGATTTTTGGTGCGCTTTGGTTCAGTGTGTTTGGCGGTTCCGCTATTCACTTAGAGATGAACGAAGGTATCGATATTTATAATATTATGAATGAGTCTGGTTCCGAAGCTGCTTTATTTACAGTACTAGAAAACTTCCCACTAACTGCGGTAATGGCTGTATTAGCCGTGTTGTTAATCAGCACATTCTTTATTACATCAGCTGACTCAGCAACGTTCGTTCTTGGTATGCAAACGACGAATGGAGATCTGAACCCGAATGTTTCTGTAAAAGTGGCATGGGGTATCGTTCAGTCTGGTACTGCTGCTGTGTTATTATGGCAAGGTGGACTAGGAGCATTGCAGACTGCCTCGATTATCGCCGCATTCCCATTTGCGATTATAATGATCATGATTGTGTTTGCGCTAATTAAGGCGTTTAAAGAAGAAGGAAGAACATATGCCCTTAAAAGACGAAGAAGAGAAGAAGGTTAA
- a CDS encoding thiol-disulfide oxidoreductase DCC family protein — MKRIILFDGVCNFCSSSVQFIIQRDPDRKLHFASLQSEVGQELVQKYHVPEDIDSLILIDNDQVYTKSTAALNIAKQLSGVYRFARIFLIIPKPIRDFLYQIIAKNRYKWFGKKEACMIPKPEDRQRFID; from the coding sequence ATGAAGCGAATTATTCTATTTGATGGCGTTTGTAACTTTTGCTCCAGCAGTGTGCAATTTATAATACAACGAGATCCTGATCGGAAATTACATTTTGCCTCGTTACAGAGTGAAGTGGGGCAGGAACTTGTACAAAAATATCATGTCCCGGAGGATATCGACAGCTTGATTCTTATTGATAACGATCAAGTCTACACAAAATCTACTGCCGCATTAAATATAGCAAAACAATTGTCAGGTGTTTATCGTTTTGCTCGCATATTTTTAATAATACCGAAACCAATACGGGATTTTCTATATCAGATCATTGCGAAAAACCGTTACAAATGGTTCGGAAAAAAAGAGGCATGTATGATACCCAAACCTGAAGACAGACAGCGGTTTATTGACTGA